A genomic window from Salvia hispanica cultivar TCC Black 2014 chromosome 5, UniMelb_Shisp_WGS_1.0, whole genome shotgun sequence includes:
- the LOC125188228 gene encoding protein AGENET DOMAIN (AGD)-CONTAINING P1 — protein sequence MPSIRVSFNPPRFRRGDLVEVASAQEGFVGSYFEATVVADLGKDGYLVQYRTLLRDDSSGPLREVIGAAEVRPRPPPDPAERYRAGDVVDAFDNEGWWWGRITGRSGDSYSVFFETTRDEIVYHKNALRTHHEWSEGRWCLAMLVPVA from the coding sequence ATGCCGTCGATTCGCGTGAGCTTCAATCCGCCGCGCTTCCGCCGCGGCGATCTGGTGGAGGTGGCGAGCGCGCAGGAGGGCTTCGTCGGGTCCTACTTCGAGGCGACGGTGGTGGCCGATCTGGGGAAGGACGGCTACCTGGTGCAGTACCGCACCCTGCTCAGGGACGACTCCTCGGGGCCGCTGCGCGAGGTGATCGGCGCGGCGGAGGTCCGGCCGCGGCCGCCGCCGGATCCGGCGGAGCGGTACCGCGCGGGCGACGTGGTGGACGCGTTCGACAACGAGGGGTGGTGGTGGGGGCGGATCACCGGGAGGAGCGGGGACAGCTACTCGGTGTTCTTCGAGACGACACGAGACGAGATCGTCTACCACAAGAACGCGCTGAGGACTCATCACGAGTGGAGCGAGGGGCGATGGTGCCTGGCGATGCTGGTTCCGGTTGCTTGa